A region of the Desulfonatronovibrio hydrogenovorans DSM 9292 genome:
GGCAGGCATGGACTTTGTCGTGCCCGCCCTTTTCCGGGCATTGGGCAAAACTGAAATCTGAACTGAGTGATTTTAAATTAACAGCCTGGCCTCACTGTCATTGCCAGCACCCCGAGGGTGCCGGGCAAGTTCATGAATAACTGACAAAGATTGCTTCAGCCGGCTCCGGGCCTGGCAATGACAGTGAAAAAATTACTCTGGTCAGGTCCACTCCAGTGGTTCAGTTTCAGGTCCAGGCCCATGAAATTCAAGGATGACAAACCCCCTGGGACTCCTTATGGTGTCGGCCAAAGGATCAGAAAATACCATTGGTGGCCATCCGGAGTGAATTTATGGGCAGTTTTTTAAGAGGGATATTGTGTGCCGGGATGATTGTCCTGTGGTCTACAGGGGCCTGGGCTGAAGGCTGGCTGCAGCGCGGCCTGGAGGTATTCCGGGAGCAGCCCGGGGTTTCCAGGGCAGACCAGCTGTCTGACCAGGATATTGCCCTGGGCCTTAAAGAGGCCCTGAAAGTGGGCAGTGAAAATGTTGTAAACTATCTGGGCAGAGAGGGCGGTTTCTACCTGGACCCCAGGGCCCATATATCCCTGCCTGACGGCCTGCAGCAGGTCCAGCACATCATGAACCGGGCCGGAATGGGGCGGATGCTGGATGATCTTGAGCTGCGCATGAACCGGGCTGCTGAAGATGCTGCGCCCGGGGCCGGACAGATCTTTGCAGATGCAGCCTCGGAAATGACCCTGGAAGATGCCCGGGGTATTTTTTATGGTCCTGATGACTCCGCCACCAGGTATTTCCAGGCCAGGATGTCGGATCCCCTGAGCAGCGAATTCACCCCTGCAGTCCGGCAAAGCCTGGCTGAATCCGGAGCTGTCCAGGCATACCAAGAAGTGATGGCCAGATATAATGAGCTGTCTTTTGTTCCTGAAGTCAGGGCCGATCTGACCCAGCATGTAGTGGACCATGCCATATCAGCCATATTTGAATACCTGGCCCTGGAAGAAGCAGCCATACGAAACAATCCAGCCAAACAGACCACAGACATTCTGCGCAGGGTCTTTGGCCGCTGATCAGGGCCCTTGTCTGACAATCCCTGTCCCAGGCTGACACCGGAAGAACAGGCTGCCGGGCATTGCTTTTGGCGGCATCTTTTCCTTGATCTGGCCTGTTAGCTGGCGGTGCTGAGCTGGATCACAGCGGTCCAGAGAATGCTTTATGTCCGGAAACAACTGTCCTGATGGACAGCCATTTAAGCTTCATGACCATCCCCTTTTGACCCCGGGTATTTCTCCTGTCTGGATCTGGACAGAATCAGGTCCGGAATTTATACAATACATATTATGCCCTCCTGAATAGTGGTGCCTGATTCCGGGTCCGGCTGTTTCATGTCCTGGCCTGCAACAGACTGCAGGATGATGGACCCTGGAAAGGCACAGGACTGATGTCTTCAGGTCATAATGGTCCCAGGTCCGGTTTTTGGAGGAATGATCATGACCCTGACCCGACGGAATTTTATCAAGAGTGCCTGCCTGGCCGGGGGTTCCCTGTTTTTCAAGGGATGTGCCCAGGCTGATCATGGTCCTGAATATCAGGGCTGGAGACCGGCTTATATTGAACTGGAAGAGCAGGGCAGGCTGATGGCCAGGGTTGAGCAGGCCATGGCCAGGCTGGAGAGTTGCCAGCTCTGTCCCCACCGGTGCAAAGTGAACCGTCTGGCTGGAGAAAAGGGCTTTTGCAACGCCCCGGACAAGGCCGTGGTTTACAGCCATGCACCCCACTATGGCGAAGAACTGCCTCTGGTGGGCCGGGGCGGTTCAGGAACCATCTTTTTTTCCAATTGCAGCCTGCGCTGTGTATTCTGCCAGAACTGGCCCATAGCCCATCTGGGCCGGGGCCGGGTGGTGGATGACCAGCAGCTGGCCGGGATGATGCTTGACCTGCAGAAAAGAGGTTGTCACAACATCAACCTGGTCACCCCGACCCATGTCCTGCCCAATATCCTGAAGGCGGTCCGCATAGCCTGCCGCCAGGGGCTCAAGCTGCCCCTGTGTTACAATACCGGCGGATATGAACTGGTTGAAAATATCCGGCTTCTGGACGGGATTGTGGACATTTACCTGCCTGATCTGAAGTTCATGGGCAGTGCTGAGTCAGCCAGGTATGTCATCAAGGGCCGGGGCGACTATCCGGCCCGGGCCAGAGAGGCCATCATTGAAATGCATGCCCAGGTCGGGGACCTGGTCCTGGATGATGGGGGTATAGCCCGGCATGGGGTCATGATCAGGCATCTGGTCATGCCCAACCATGTAGCCGGAACCAGGGAATTTACAGGCTGGGTGGCTGAAAACCTTTCTCCTGCAACCTATGTGAACATCATGTCCCAGTACCGGGTGGAACACATGGCCTTTGAATATGAGGAGATAGCCCGGGCCATAACTTCCCGGGAATATGTGCAGGCCATGGAATGGGCCTTTGAGGCCGGCCTGACTAACCTGGACAGGAGATCGCTGTCCCAGCTGGAGATCCACAGGCAGCTGGCCTCCTGATCAGGGCCCCTGGGACTGGGAAGATCGGCCTGATAAGGTCCTGCCTGTTGGATATGTTCAGCCCTGTCCGGCCCAGATCCCTGGTATCTCAGTGCTGCAGAATGAACACTGGCCGCGGGTCACCTTGATCTGGTCAATGAAGAATCCCAGCCGGCTGATGATTTTCTCCCTGCATTCCGGACAAAAGGTGCTTTCTTTTTCATGCCCGGTAACCTTGGCCACATAGACGTATTTCAGACCAGCTTCACCAGCTTTGTCCACGGCCATATCCAGGGTGGATACCGGGGTCCTGGGAAGCCCGGACAGCTTGTACAGGGGATAGAACCTGGCAAAATGAACCGGGGTGTCCGGACCCAGTTCCCTGGATATCCAGGAGCACATCCGGCTTATCCGGCCCGGGTCGTCATTAATGGTGGGAATTATGATGCAGGTGATTTCCACATGGACTCCTGCCTTTTTTAGGGTGACCAGGGTGTTAAGGACAGTGTCCAGCTCACCGCCCACATATTCCCGGTAAAAATCAGGATCAAAACCCTTGAGATCGATGTTGGCGGCATCAACCAGACTACACATCTTTTCCAGGGGCTCTACCCGGATATAGCCTGCAGTGTGGACAAGATTGAGCAGACCAGCCTGTCTGGCCAGCTCGGCTGTTCTGGTCATGTATTCAAAAAAGACCACAGGCTCGCCAAAGGCATAGCTCAAGGAGTCAACCCCGGCAGAAAGGGCATGGTCAACAACAGCTTCCGGGGGCAGGTCATAGGCGTGGATCTGTTCCGGTCTGACCAGGGCCATGTCCCAGACCTGACAAAATTTGCAGTGCAGGTTGCAGCCGGCAGTTGAAACAGACAGGGCTCTGGTTCCCGGCAGGACATGAAAAAACGGCTTTCGTTCCACCGGGTCTTCCTGGATCAGGGCCGGATTGCCAAAAGCCAGGGTATATCCCCGGCCATTTCTGTTTTCCCGGACCTGACAGCGCGACCTCTGGTTGTTTGCCAGGGTGCACTGGTTGGGGCAGAGCCGGCATTGGATCCGGTTGTTGCCTGCAGGCTTGAACCACGGGGATGGAGTCGGACTGACCAGGCCTTTTGCAGCAGTCTGGGCCGGACCTGGCTGGGCTGCCAGGACGGTCCCGGACCATGAGGGCCAACCAGCCAG
Encoded here:
- a CDS encoding radical SAM protein, translated to MTLTRRNFIKSACLAGGSLFFKGCAQADHGPEYQGWRPAYIELEEQGRLMARVEQAMARLESCQLCPHRCKVNRLAGEKGFCNAPDKAVVYSHAPHYGEELPLVGRGGSGTIFFSNCSLRCVFCQNWPIAHLGRGRVVDDQQLAGMMLDLQKRGCHNINLVTPTHVLPNILKAVRIACRQGLKLPLCYNTGGYELVENIRLLDGIVDIYLPDLKFMGSAESARYVIKGRGDYPARAREAIIEMHAQVGDLVLDDGGIARHGVMIRHLVMPNHVAGTREFTGWVAENLSPATYVNIMSQYRVEHMAFEYEEIARAITSREYVQAMEWAFEAGLTNLDRRSLSQLEIHRQLAS
- a CDS encoding DUF4197 domain-containing protein, which translates into the protein MGSFLRGILCAGMIVLWSTGAWAEGWLQRGLEVFREQPGVSRADQLSDQDIALGLKEALKVGSENVVNYLGREGGFYLDPRAHISLPDGLQQVQHIMNRAGMGRMLDDLELRMNRAAEDAAPGAGQIFADAASEMTLEDARGIFYGPDDSATRYFQARMSDPLSSEFTPAVRQSLAESGAVQAYQEVMARYNELSFVPEVRADLTQHVVDHAISAIFEYLALEEAAIRNNPAKQTTDILRRVFGR
- the amrS gene encoding AmmeMemoRadiSam system radical SAM enzyme — its product is MSDSNQNPSHITRKEFIQAGVAGLCGLGLAGWPSWSGTVLAAQPGPAQTAAKGLVSPTPSPWFKPAGNNRIQCRLCPNQCTLANNQRSRCQVRENRNGRGYTLAFGNPALIQEDPVERKPFFHVLPGTRALSVSTAGCNLHCKFCQVWDMALVRPEQIHAYDLPPEAVVDHALSAGVDSLSYAFGEPVVFFEYMTRTAELARQAGLLNLVHTAGYIRVEPLEKMCSLVDAANIDLKGFDPDFYREYVGGELDTVLNTLVTLKKAGVHVEITCIIIPTINDDPGRISRMCSWISRELGPDTPVHFARFYPLYKLSGLPRTPVSTLDMAVDKAGEAGLKYVYVAKVTGHEKESTFCPECREKIISRLGFFIDQIKVTRGQCSFCSTEIPGIWAGQG